One window from the genome of Anopheles merus strain MAF chromosome 3R, AmerM5.1, whole genome shotgun sequence encodes:
- the LOC121596201 gene encoding protein turtle isoform X2, which yields MGMCVDPGVFRWCQALSRSRSYATKTTPKTSPRQALASPGRCCSARANDRNTDASRSAITSGTHSKVKTVSNYTSSSSSTNDAGHVHKDNALLTGQYSARVRRRTATDCNGGRTTTSDKSLNRLISFLLLALCFTLGCCTINPPQDAVHITAILGESVVFNCHVDFPGEHPVPYVLQWEKKGQEIPIFIWYESYPTHSGEGYEGRVSRVPPNSTFGAASLNLTDIRESDQGWYECKVVFLNRPPKQHKNGTWFHLDVHAPPRFSVTPEDIIYVNLGDSIILNCQADGTPTPEILWYKDANPVDPSSTVGIFNDGTELRISTIRHEDIGDYTCIARNGEGQVSHTARVIIAGGAVIMVPPTNQTKLEGEKVQFTCEAKAMPGNVTVRWFREGSPVREVAALETRVTIRKDGSLIINPVSADDSGQYTCEVSNGIGEPQSASAYLNIEYPAKVTFTPTIQYLPFRLAGVVQCYIKANPPLQYVTWTKDKRLLEPYQTKDIVIMNNGSLLFTRVNQNHQGRYTCTPYNAQGTQGSSGHMEVLVRKPPAFTVEPDPLYQRKVGESVEMHCDAQEAEGTSKPNIQWQRRDGQPLQKNRVRINSGNITIENLRRSDFGYYQCVASNEVATIVSATQLVIEGTQPHAPYNLSGSATEFSVTLSWMPGYSGGPDYKQDYTIWYREAGVSEWSTIPVTPSGSTQVTINRLSPGTTYEFQVIGKNALGDGMMSKVITIRTLDAQKAKKPSTTTAAPNDKEFKHAPEDLDIDSYKNILFPTDSTGSTFFPPVFRPTGPKPGQPRNVTVVEIPNGFLISWQVPLERAHLVQFYTIKYRTDAQWKTLNRGQIRPEETSYLVKNLVGGRTYYFRVLANSLKSYETSEEIKFPVPARVKHKAITAGVVGGILFFIVAIILSICAVKICNKRKRRKQEKELNMVTARLTDRNALSQPIPLKRYMQGERKGSRMPGLNILIAILHWIWPPGRCQNCDSIYSSKFIGDQSMNVGQIHRSADGRFVLSQDLVDGIVSLRNSIVSQYSSSDDGGFLPKRLPSLTKASWRRPLVSYPSQLSLQMETTFGNHHHHHHLHHHGTGPVPQLAQPQQSLYTNTLPEGGNVMVPSISSTLPPMLAAQTIYTTPSRVSKVVASSPATSSPQVVNSPWSPLYFSDLSSVHHLSSAERSFPTPQSVHSVHRYYNHELPVLQSLQHMSSNHHHHHHHHHHGTHGFIPVSDVPVSLPYYYGQPGAQQLPTTVQQEPSSSQQNVYQNIPWSYYGAGGAPAAGTYPYSNRSKLFSRYYPRSMPRSVSRTIPELRSPMLNLNLNTTSLSGVGGLENSPQSYSSSSGFGSKNTSSNNTQPSGASSAAIATTTGSTHNLLREWRYLPPYRPPPPPPSLHHAAPLSIGGGRFENPPYSMSHWLELITRLNIASEKANINNTADVGSVDGHYEFDPSTPTPTASTPTGLIRDDFHHLMTLPSTSSDLLWSAAGLAGVVSSLSGGRKRGQSRYDNIDARVQAMKEEFYEYRKRQQLQAVSGTSAAELESAC from the exons ATGGGCATGTGCGTGGACCCTGGGGTTTTCCGGTGGTGTCAGGCATTAAGCCGGTCGCGATCGTATGCCACTAAAACCACACCCAAAACGAGCCCCCGGCAAGCCTTAGCGAGTCCTGGCCGATGCTGCTCTGCACGGGCAAACGACCGCAATACCGATGCAAGCCGTAGCGCAATAACAAGCGGAACACATTCTAAAGTGAAAACAGTTAGCAATTatactagcagcagcagcagcactaacGACGCTGGTCACGTTCACAAGGACAACGCACTACTGACTGGCCAGTACAGTGCCCGAGTACGGCGGAGAACGGCGACAGACTGTAATGGTGGACGCACTACTACTAGTGATAAGTCGTTGAATCGGTTGATTTCATTTCTATTGCTCGCCCTGTGCTTCACGTTGGGCTGCTGTACAATTAATCCCC CCCAAGATGCAGTGCACATCACAGCGATCCTCGGCGAAAGTGTCGTCTTCAACTGTCACGTCGATTTCCCTGGCGAGCATCCCGTTCCCTATGTGTTGCAATGGGAAAAGAAG GGCCAGGAAATTCCCATTTTTATATGGTACGAAAGCTATCCTACCCACAGCGGAGAGGGATACGAGGGGCGCGTTTCTAGAGTGCCACCAAACTCGACGTTCGGCGCGGCATCGCTGAACCTCACCGACATACGCGAATCCGATCAGGGCTGGTACGAGTGCAAAGTAGTCTTTCTAAACCGACCTCCGAAGCAGCATAAGAACGGTACGTGGTTTCATCTGGACGTCCATGCACCGCCGAGGTTTAGTGTAACGCCTGAAGATATAATCTACGTTAACTTAG GTGACTCTATCATACTGAACTGCCAGGCAGATGGCACACCAACACCAGAGATTTTGTGGTACAAGGATGCCAACCCGGTGGATCCGTCCTCTACTGTTGGTATCTTTAATGATGGCACCGAGCTGCGGATCAGCACTATCCGCCACGAAGACATCGGCGATTACACGTGTATCGCGCGCAATGGTGAGGGACAAGTCTCCCATACTGCCCGTGTTATAATAGCGGGCGGCGCTGTAATCATG GTGCCGCCCACTAATCAAACCAAGTTGGAGGGAGAGAAGGTGCAGTTCACTTGTGAGGCAAAGGCAATGCCGGGAAATGTTACAGTAAGATGGTTCCGGGAAGGGTCACCGGTACGGGAGGTAGCTGCCCTCGAGACGCGAGTCACGATACGCAAGGATGGTTCGCTCATCATCAATCCGGTCAGCGCGGACGACTCTGGGCAATACACGTGTGAGGTATCGAATGGCATTGGAGAACCACAAAGTGCTTCGGCTTATTTAAATATAGAAT ATCCTGCCAAAGTGACCTTCACCCCAACAATACAATACTTACCGTTTCGTTTAGCTGGTGTTGTACAATGCTATATAAAAGCGAATCCTCCTCTACAATATGTAACATGGACCAAAGATAAACGATTACTGGAACCTTATCAAACGAAAGACATAGTTATAATGAACAATGGGTCGCTTTTGTTCACGCGCGTCAACCAAAACCACCAGGGCCGGTACACCTGCACCCCGTACAACGCTCAAGGTACGCAGGGTTCGTCCGGCCACATGGAGGTGCTGGTGCGGAAACCGCCCGCCTTCACCGTCGAGCCGGATCCGCTGTACCAGCGCAAGGTGGGCGAATCGGTCGAGATGCACTGTGATGCGCAGGAAGCGGAAGGTACCTCCAAGCCGAACATCCAGTGGCAGCGGCGCGACGGGCAACCGCTGCAGAAGAATCGCGTCCGCATCAACAGCGGCAACATTACGATCGAAAACTTGCGACGGTCCGACTTTGGCTACTACCAGTGCGTTGCTTCCAACGAGGTGGCCACGATCGTGTCCGCTACCCAGCTGGTCATCGAAGGGACGCAACCGCACGCACCGTACAACCTGAGCGGCTCGGCCACCGAGTTTTCCGTCACGCTGTCCTGGATGCCAGGGTACAGCGGGGGCCCGGACTACAAGCAGGACTACACGATCTGGTATCGCGAGGCGGGAGTGTCCGAGTGGTCCACGATTCCTGTAACGCCGTCGGGCAGCACGCAGGTTACGATCAATCGGCTCTCGCCCGGCACGACGTACGAGTTTCAGGTGATCGGCAAGAATGCTCTGGGCGATGGTATGATGAGCAAGGTGATAACGATCCGTACTCTCG ACGCTCAAAAGGCGAAGAAACCTTCGACGACAACGGCAGCGCCTAACGATAAAGAATTCAAACACGCACCAGAAGACTTGG ACATCGATAGCTATAAGAACATTTTATTCCCTACCGATTCAACTGGTTCGACCTTTTTCCCACCCGTGTTCCGACCGACAG GACCGAAACCGGGTCAGCCACGGAACGTGACGGTGGTAGAGATACCGAACGGTTTCTTGATCTCGTGGCAGGTTCCGCTGGAGCGGGCCCACCTCGTACAGTTCTACACGATAAAGTACCGCACGGATGCACAGTGGAAGACGCTGAACCGGGGCCAGATCCGGCCGGAAGAGACGTCCTATCTGGTGAAAAATCTGGTCGGCGGCCGAACGTACTACTTCCGCGTGCTGGCCAACTCGCTCAAGAGCTACGAAACGAGCGAGGAGATCAAGTTTCCCGTACCGGCACGCGTGAAACATAAAGCCATTACGGCAGGCGTGGTCGGAGGCATCCTGTTCTTCATCGTGGCCATCATACTGTCGATCTGCGCCGTGAAGATTTGCAATAAGCGTAAACGTAGAAAACAAGAGAAAG AACTCAACATGGTAACGGCGAGGCTAACAGATAGGAACGCACTTAGTCAACCAATACCCTTGAAAAG ATATATGcaaggagaaagaaaaggaagccGAATGCCCGGCCTAAACATACTGATAGCTATATTACACTGGATTTGGCCACCAGGACGTTGTCAAAACTGTGATTCTATATATTCGAGTAAATTTATTGGCGACCAATCGATGAACGTGGGACAAATTCATCGCTCCGCCGACGGTCGGTTCGTGTTGTCGCAGGATTTGGTGGACGGCATCGTGTCACTGCGCAACAGCATCGTATCGCagtacagcagcagcgacgacgGTGGCTTCCTGCCGAAACGACTTCCCTCACTGACGAAGGCTTCCTGGCGCAGACCGCTCGTATCCTACCCGAGCCAGCTGAGCCTGCAAATGGAAACGACCTTTGGcaatcaccatcatcatcatcatctacaTCATCACGGAACTGGCCCGGTACCGCAGTTGGCGCAGCCACAGCAATCCCTCTACACCAACACGCTGCCGGAGGGCGGTAACGTGATGGTACCGTCGATCAGTTCCACGCTGCCGCCCATGCTGGCCGCCCAAACGATCTACACCACGCCGTCGCGAGTGTCGAAGGTGGTGGCCAGCTCGCCGGCCACCTCCAGCCCGCAGGTGGTCAACTCACCGTGGTCACCACTGTACTTCAGCGATCTCAGCTCGGTTCACCATCTCAGCTCGGCCGAGCGTTCCTTTCCGACGCCGCAGAGTGTCCACTCCGTGCATCGGTACTACAACCACGAGCTGCCGGTGCTGCAAAGCCTGCAGCACATGTCGTccaaccatcaccaccaccaccatcaccatcatcatggtACGCACGGCTTCATACCGGTGTCGGATGTGCCGGTCAGCTTGCCGTACTACTATGGTCAGCCCGGTGCACAGCAGCTTCCCACCACGGTGCAGCAGGAGCCGTCGTCAAGCCAGCAGAATGTGTACCAAAACATCCCGTGGAGCTATTACGGCGCGGGTGGTGCCCCCGCCGCCGGCACCTATCCGTACAGCAACCGATCGAAGCTGTTTTCGCGTTACTATCCGCGCAGCATGCCTCGCAGCGTAAGCCGCACCATTCCCGAGCTACGCTCGCCAATGTTAAACCTCAACCTCAACACAACGTCCCTCAGTGGGGTCGGTGGGCTGGAGAACTCGCCGCAAAGCTACTCCAGCTCGAGCGGGTTCGGCAGCAAAAACACCTCCAGCAATAACACCCAGCCGAGTGGTGCCTCTTCGGCAGCGATTGCAACGACGACGGGCTCGACTCACAACCTCTTGCGCGAGTGGCGCTATCTGCCCCCGTAcaggccgccgccgccaccgccaagCCTGCACCATGCAGCCCCACTATCGATCGGGGGCGGTCGGTTCGAAAATCCACCCTACTCCATGTCCCACTGGCTGGAGCTGATCACGCGGCTCAACATAGCGTCGGAGAAGgccaacatcaacaacacgGCCGACGTGGGCAGCGTCGATGGGCACTACGAGTTCGATCCGTCGACGCCAACGCCGACCGCCTCCACGCCCACCGGCCTGATCCGGGACGATTTCCACCATCTGATGACGCTTCCCTCCACCTCGAGCGATCTGCTGTGGAGTGCGGCCGGGCTGGCGGGCGTCGTGTCCTCGCTGAGCGGCGGCCGGAAACGGGGCCAGTCACGGTACGACAATATCGATGCGCGCGTGCAGGCCATGAAGGAGGAGTTTTACGAGTACCGCAagcggcagcagctgcaggcCGTGAGTGGAACGAGCGCGGCAGAACTTGAGAGTGCCTGCTAG
- the LOC121596201 gene encoding protein turtle isoform X3, with product MGMCVDPGVFRWCQALSRSRSYATKTTPKTSPRQALASPGRCCSARANDRNTDASRSAITSGTHSKVKTVSNYTSSSSSTNDAGHVHKDNALLTGQYSARVRRRTATDCNGGRTTTSDKSLNRLISFLLLALCFTLGCCTINPPQDAVHITAILGESVVFNCHVDFPGEHPVPYVLQWEKKVSEKGQEIPIFIWYESYPTHSGEGYEGRVSRVPPNSTFGAASLNLTDIRESDQGWYECKVVFLNRPPKQHKNGTWFHLDVHAPPRFSVTPEDIIYVNLGDSIILNCQADGTPTPEILWYKDANPVDPSSTVGIFNDGTELRISTIRHEDIGDYTCIARNGEGQVSHTARVIIAGGAVIMVPPTNQTKLEGEKVQFTCEAKAMPGNVTVRWFREGSPVREVAALETRVTIRKDGSLIINPVSADDSGQYTCEVSNGIGEPQSASAYLNIEYPAKVTFTPTIQYLPFRLAGVVQCYIKANPPLQYVTWTKDKRLLEPYQTKDIVIMNNGSLLFTRVNQNHQGRYTCTPYNAQGTQGSSGHMEVLVRKPPAFTVEPDPLYQRKVGESVEMHCDAQEAEGTSKPNIQWQRRDGQPLQKNRVRINSGNITIENLRRSDFGYYQCVASNEVATIVSATQLVIEGTQPHAPYNLSGSATEFSVTLSWMPGYSGGPDYKQDYTIWYREAGVSEWSTIPVTPSGSTQVTINRLSPGTTYEFQVIGKNALGDGMMSKVITIRTLDAQKAKKPSTTTAAPNDKEFKHAPEDLGPKPGQPRNVTVVEIPNGFLISWQVPLERAHLVQFYTIKYRTDAQWKTLNRGQIRPEETSYLVKNLVGGRTYYFRVLANSLKSYETSEEIKFPVPARVKHKAITAGVVGGILFFIVAIILSICAVKICNKRKRRKQEKELNMVTARLTDRNALSQPIPLKRYMQGERKGSRMPGLNILIAILHWIWPPGRCQNCDSIYSSKFIGDQSMNVGQIHRSADGRFVLSQDLVDGIVSLRNSIVSQYSSSDDGGFLPKRLPSLTKASWRRPLVSYPSQLSLQMETTFGNHHHHHHLHHHGTGPVPQLAQPQQSLYTNTLPEGGNVMVPSISSTLPPMLAAQTIYTTPSRVSKVVASSPATSSPQVVNSPWSPLYFSDLSSVHHLSSAERSFPTPQSVHSVHRYYNHELPVLQSLQHMSSNHHHHHHHHHHGTHGFIPVSDVPVSLPYYYGQPGAQQLPTTVQQEPSSSQQNVYQNIPWSYYGAGGAPAAGTYPYSNRSKLFSRYYPRSMPRSVSRTIPELRSPMLNLNLNTTSLSGVGGLENSPQSYSSSSGFGSKNTSSNNTQPSGASSAAIATTTGSTHNLLREWRYLPPYRPPPPPPSLHHAAPLSIGGGRFENPPYSMSHWLELITRLNIASEKANINNTADVGSVDGHYEFDPSTPTPTASTPTGLIRDDFHHLMTLPSTSSDLLWSAAGLAGVVSSLSGGRKRGQSRYDNIDARVQAMKEEFYEYRKRQQLQAVSGTSAAELESAC from the exons ATGGGCATGTGCGTGGACCCTGGGGTTTTCCGGTGGTGTCAGGCATTAAGCCGGTCGCGATCGTATGCCACTAAAACCACACCCAAAACGAGCCCCCGGCAAGCCTTAGCGAGTCCTGGCCGATGCTGCTCTGCACGGGCAAACGACCGCAATACCGATGCAAGCCGTAGCGCAATAACAAGCGGAACACATTCTAAAGTGAAAACAGTTAGCAATTatactagcagcagcagcagcactaacGACGCTGGTCACGTTCACAAGGACAACGCACTACTGACTGGCCAGTACAGTGCCCGAGTACGGCGGAGAACGGCGACAGACTGTAATGGTGGACGCACTACTACTAGTGATAAGTCGTTGAATCGGTTGATTTCATTTCTATTGCTCGCCCTGTGCTTCACGTTGGGCTGCTGTACAATTAATCCCC CCCAAGATGCAGTGCACATCACAGCGATCCTCGGCGAAAGTGTCGTCTTCAACTGTCACGTCGATTTCCCTGGCGAGCATCCCGTTCCCTATGTGTTGCAATGGGAAAAGAAGGTGAGCGAAAAA GGCCAGGAAATTCCCATTTTTATATGGTACGAAAGCTATCCTACCCACAGCGGAGAGGGATACGAGGGGCGCGTTTCTAGAGTGCCACCAAACTCGACGTTCGGCGCGGCATCGCTGAACCTCACCGACATACGCGAATCCGATCAGGGCTGGTACGAGTGCAAAGTAGTCTTTCTAAACCGACCTCCGAAGCAGCATAAGAACGGTACGTGGTTTCATCTGGACGTCCATGCACCGCCGAGGTTTAGTGTAACGCCTGAAGATATAATCTACGTTAACTTAG GTGACTCTATCATACTGAACTGCCAGGCAGATGGCACACCAACACCAGAGATTTTGTGGTACAAGGATGCCAACCCGGTGGATCCGTCCTCTACTGTTGGTATCTTTAATGATGGCACCGAGCTGCGGATCAGCACTATCCGCCACGAAGACATCGGCGATTACACGTGTATCGCGCGCAATGGTGAGGGACAAGTCTCCCATACTGCCCGTGTTATAATAGCGGGCGGCGCTGTAATCATG GTGCCGCCCACTAATCAAACCAAGTTGGAGGGAGAGAAGGTGCAGTTCACTTGTGAGGCAAAGGCAATGCCGGGAAATGTTACAGTAAGATGGTTCCGGGAAGGGTCACCGGTACGGGAGGTAGCTGCCCTCGAGACGCGAGTCACGATACGCAAGGATGGTTCGCTCATCATCAATCCGGTCAGCGCGGACGACTCTGGGCAATACACGTGTGAGGTATCGAATGGCATTGGAGAACCACAAAGTGCTTCGGCTTATTTAAATATAGAAT ATCCTGCCAAAGTGACCTTCACCCCAACAATACAATACTTACCGTTTCGTTTAGCTGGTGTTGTACAATGCTATATAAAAGCGAATCCTCCTCTACAATATGTAACATGGACCAAAGATAAACGATTACTGGAACCTTATCAAACGAAAGACATAGTTATAATGAACAATGGGTCGCTTTTGTTCACGCGCGTCAACCAAAACCACCAGGGCCGGTACACCTGCACCCCGTACAACGCTCAAGGTACGCAGGGTTCGTCCGGCCACATGGAGGTGCTGGTGCGGAAACCGCCCGCCTTCACCGTCGAGCCGGATCCGCTGTACCAGCGCAAGGTGGGCGAATCGGTCGAGATGCACTGTGATGCGCAGGAAGCGGAAGGTACCTCCAAGCCGAACATCCAGTGGCAGCGGCGCGACGGGCAACCGCTGCAGAAGAATCGCGTCCGCATCAACAGCGGCAACATTACGATCGAAAACTTGCGACGGTCCGACTTTGGCTACTACCAGTGCGTTGCTTCCAACGAGGTGGCCACGATCGTGTCCGCTACCCAGCTGGTCATCGAAGGGACGCAACCGCACGCACCGTACAACCTGAGCGGCTCGGCCACCGAGTTTTCCGTCACGCTGTCCTGGATGCCAGGGTACAGCGGGGGCCCGGACTACAAGCAGGACTACACGATCTGGTATCGCGAGGCGGGAGTGTCCGAGTGGTCCACGATTCCTGTAACGCCGTCGGGCAGCACGCAGGTTACGATCAATCGGCTCTCGCCCGGCACGACGTACGAGTTTCAGGTGATCGGCAAGAATGCTCTGGGCGATGGTATGATGAGCAAGGTGATAACGATCCGTACTCTCG ACGCTCAAAAGGCGAAGAAACCTTCGACGACAACGGCAGCGCCTAACGATAAAGAATTCAAACACGCACCAGAAGACTTGG GACCGAAACCGGGTCAGCCACGGAACGTGACGGTGGTAGAGATACCGAACGGTTTCTTGATCTCGTGGCAGGTTCCGCTGGAGCGGGCCCACCTCGTACAGTTCTACACGATAAAGTACCGCACGGATGCACAGTGGAAGACGCTGAACCGGGGCCAGATCCGGCCGGAAGAGACGTCCTATCTGGTGAAAAATCTGGTCGGCGGCCGAACGTACTACTTCCGCGTGCTGGCCAACTCGCTCAAGAGCTACGAAACGAGCGAGGAGATCAAGTTTCCCGTACCGGCACGCGTGAAACATAAAGCCATTACGGCAGGCGTGGTCGGAGGCATCCTGTTCTTCATCGTGGCCATCATACTGTCGATCTGCGCCGTGAAGATTTGCAATAAGCGTAAACGTAGAAAACAAGAGAAAG AACTCAACATGGTAACGGCGAGGCTAACAGATAGGAACGCACTTAGTCAACCAATACCCTTGAAAAG ATATATGcaaggagaaagaaaaggaagccGAATGCCCGGCCTAAACATACTGATAGCTATATTACACTGGATTTGGCCACCAGGACGTTGTCAAAACTGTGATTCTATATATTCGAGTAAATTTATTGGCGACCAATCGATGAACGTGGGACAAATTCATCGCTCCGCCGACGGTCGGTTCGTGTTGTCGCAGGATTTGGTGGACGGCATCGTGTCACTGCGCAACAGCATCGTATCGCagtacagcagcagcgacgacgGTGGCTTCCTGCCGAAACGACTTCCCTCACTGACGAAGGCTTCCTGGCGCAGACCGCTCGTATCCTACCCGAGCCAGCTGAGCCTGCAAATGGAAACGACCTTTGGcaatcaccatcatcatcatcatctacaTCATCACGGAACTGGCCCGGTACCGCAGTTGGCGCAGCCACAGCAATCCCTCTACACCAACACGCTGCCGGAGGGCGGTAACGTGATGGTACCGTCGATCAGTTCCACGCTGCCGCCCATGCTGGCCGCCCAAACGATCTACACCACGCCGTCGCGAGTGTCGAAGGTGGTGGCCAGCTCGCCGGCCACCTCCAGCCCGCAGGTGGTCAACTCACCGTGGTCACCACTGTACTTCAGCGATCTCAGCTCGGTTCACCATCTCAGCTCGGCCGAGCGTTCCTTTCCGACGCCGCAGAGTGTCCACTCCGTGCATCGGTACTACAACCACGAGCTGCCGGTGCTGCAAAGCCTGCAGCACATGTCGTccaaccatcaccaccaccaccatcaccatcatcatggtACGCACGGCTTCATACCGGTGTCGGATGTGCCGGTCAGCTTGCCGTACTACTATGGTCAGCCCGGTGCACAGCAGCTTCCCACCACGGTGCAGCAGGAGCCGTCGTCAAGCCAGCAGAATGTGTACCAAAACATCCCGTGGAGCTATTACGGCGCGGGTGGTGCCCCCGCCGCCGGCACCTATCCGTACAGCAACCGATCGAAGCTGTTTTCGCGTTACTATCCGCGCAGCATGCCTCGCAGCGTAAGCCGCACCATTCCCGAGCTACGCTCGCCAATGTTAAACCTCAACCTCAACACAACGTCCCTCAGTGGGGTCGGTGGGCTGGAGAACTCGCCGCAAAGCTACTCCAGCTCGAGCGGGTTCGGCAGCAAAAACACCTCCAGCAATAACACCCAGCCGAGTGGTGCCTCTTCGGCAGCGATTGCAACGACGACGGGCTCGACTCACAACCTCTTGCGCGAGTGGCGCTATCTGCCCCCGTAcaggccgccgccgccaccgccaagCCTGCACCATGCAGCCCCACTATCGATCGGGGGCGGTCGGTTCGAAAATCCACCCTACTCCATGTCCCACTGGCTGGAGCTGATCACGCGGCTCAACATAGCGTCGGAGAAGgccaacatcaacaacacgGCCGACGTGGGCAGCGTCGATGGGCACTACGAGTTCGATCCGTCGACGCCAACGCCGACCGCCTCCACGCCCACCGGCCTGATCCGGGACGATTTCCACCATCTGATGACGCTTCCCTCCACCTCGAGCGATCTGCTGTGGAGTGCGGCCGGGCTGGCGGGCGTCGTGTCCTCGCTGAGCGGCGGCCGGAAACGGGGCCAGTCACGGTACGACAATATCGATGCGCGCGTGCAGGCCATGAAGGAGGAGTTTTACGAGTACCGCAagcggcagcagctgcaggcCGTGAGTGGAACGAGCGCGGCAGAACTTGAGAGTGCCTGCTAG